In one Ferroacidibacillus organovorans genomic region, the following are encoded:
- a CDS encoding lipoate--protein ligase family protein — MTARETFRLLEMGPSSAAMNMAIDEAVLLSVSQGEVPPTLRFYAWERPSLSLGYFQRIKRDVDLQAIKARGFDWVRRMTGGRAVLHDRELTYSIHVPGQHRFAKASVVESYRLLSEGLRAGFETLGLHAQIVSLSDEDERKRYASSGSAACFDSPSWYELVVDGRKIAGSAQVRAHGGLLQHGALLLELSAEDLFSVLQFRSEEERSAVQREFAERAVSVKDLTGRIVSYNEAAEAFAQGFEKGLNLSLVKGSLTEGERELADRLYKEKYSTQAWNERR; from the coding sequence ATGACTGCGCGCGAAACGTTTCGCCTGCTTGAAATGGGTCCGTCTTCGGCCGCCATGAACATGGCGATTGACGAGGCGGTACTCCTTTCAGTGAGCCAAGGAGAAGTTCCGCCGACCCTTCGTTTTTACGCGTGGGAGCGCCCGAGTCTCTCGCTCGGATATTTTCAGCGCATCAAGCGCGACGTGGATCTTCAGGCGATAAAAGCGCGAGGCTTTGACTGGGTGCGCCGCATGACAGGAGGGCGTGCTGTCCTGCACGATCGCGAACTCACGTACAGCATTCACGTTCCTGGTCAACACAGGTTTGCCAAGGCTTCGGTCGTCGAGTCCTACCGCCTGCTCTCTGAGGGTTTGCGCGCGGGCTTTGAAACGCTGGGTCTGCACGCGCAGATTGTATCGCTTTCAGATGAGGATGAACGCAAGCGCTATGCCTCATCTGGGTCTGCCGCCTGTTTTGACTCTCCCTCGTGGTACGAGCTTGTCGTTGATGGCCGAAAAATTGCCGGAAGCGCGCAGGTGCGCGCACATGGCGGACTGCTTCAGCACGGGGCATTATTGCTCGAGTTATCTGCGGAGGATCTGTTCTCCGTTTTGCAATTCCGATCAGAAGAAGAGCGAAGCGCAGTGCAGCGGGAGTTTGCAGAGCGCGCTGTGAGTGTGAAAGATTTGACGGGGCGGATCGTTTCCTACAATGAGGCTGCAGAAGCATTTGCGCAGGGGTTTGAAAAGGGATTGAATCTTTCACTTGTCAAAGGATCGCTCACAGAGGGTGAGCGAGAATTGGCTGATCGCCTTTATAAAGAAAAATACAGCACACAAGCTTGGAATGAGCGTCGGTAA
- the gcvH gene encoding glycine cleavage system protein GcvH, with the protein MSHTPKDLRYTKEHEWIRIQDKTAYIGITDFAQDELGDIVFVELPSVGDEVREGETFGTVESVKTVSDLYSPVTGVVVEVNESLNDNPENVNSQPYELGWMIAVEIKEDPTHLLTADEYEALTNA; encoded by the coding sequence ATGAGCCACACACCAAAGGATTTACGCTACACAAAAGAGCATGAGTGGATTCGTATTCAAGATAAGACAGCCTACATAGGAATCACTGATTTTGCTCAAGACGAATTGGGGGATATCGTGTTTGTCGAGCTTCCGTCCGTTGGGGACGAGGTTCGCGAAGGTGAAACCTTCGGCACAGTGGAGTCTGTCAAAACGGTTTCTGATCTCTATTCACCTGTGACCGGAGTGGTCGTTGAAGTGAATGAATCGCTCAATGACAATCCAGAGAATGTAAACTCACAGCCCTACGAACTCGGTTGGATGATCGCCGTCGAGATAAAAGAAGACCCAACCCATCTTCTCACAGCGGATGAATACGAAGCGCTGACAAACGCTTAA
- a CDS encoding NAD(P)H-dependent glycerol-3-phosphate dehydrogenase gives MADLMQEVRTAPSSFAILGAGSFGTALAVTLAQQGHHVSLIGRDEEMMAELNVKRENTKYLPGVHLHPNIVCTNDLRQCLQMDYVLLSVPTQSMRAACANLRDIAPASFYKKASIVHVAKGLERGTGKRVSEVILETLPSLAANRLAVLSGPSHAEELAQNVPTTLVATSASKSYAEEIQGVFMSDTLRVYTNPDLIGVELGGALKNIIALGAGISDGLGFGDNARAALITRGLVEIARLGVALGASTATFGGLTGIGDLIVTCTSRLSRNWNAGYLLGQGMPITEVLPKIGMVVEGATTTKVAVEKAKSLAVSMPIAEAISNILDGACSPKEAVLGLMSRKKTHEVEERFVEATIGWAAQ, from the coding sequence ATGGCTGATTTGATGCAGGAAGTGAGAACCGCACCTTCAAGTTTTGCAATCCTTGGCGCCGGGAGCTTCGGAACAGCGCTTGCCGTCACGCTGGCGCAACAAGGTCATCATGTCTCGCTGATTGGCCGCGATGAAGAGATGATGGCAGAGTTAAACGTCAAGCGCGAAAATACGAAGTATCTTCCAGGTGTTCACCTTCATCCAAACATCGTATGTACAAATGATCTCAGGCAATGCTTGCAAATGGATTATGTCCTTCTATCTGTGCCCACTCAATCCATGCGCGCCGCATGCGCGAATTTGCGGGATATCGCGCCGGCATCTTTTTATAAGAAAGCATCAATTGTCCACGTAGCCAAAGGCCTTGAGCGAGGTACGGGCAAACGGGTATCCGAGGTCATCCTTGAAACACTGCCTTCACTGGCCGCCAATCGGCTCGCGGTTTTATCTGGGCCAAGCCACGCAGAGGAACTCGCACAAAATGTTCCGACAACGCTCGTCGCAACAAGCGCCTCAAAATCTTACGCCGAAGAAATTCAAGGCGTCTTCATGAGTGACACGCTGCGCGTGTACACCAACCCGGATCTGATAGGTGTAGAACTGGGTGGGGCGCTTAAAAACATTATCGCACTCGGCGCGGGCATCTCTGATGGATTGGGGTTTGGCGACAACGCGCGTGCGGCGCTCATCACGCGCGGTCTCGTTGAAATTGCCCGTCTTGGCGTGGCGCTCGGCGCGTCTACTGCGACATTTGGAGGCTTGACCGGGATTGGCGATTTAATCGTCACGTGCACAAGCCGCCTTAGCAGAAACTGGAATGCAGGTTATCTTCTCGGCCAGGGAATGCCCATCACGGAAGTTCTTCCAAAAATAGGAATGGTGGTAGAAGGCGCCACAACGACGAAAGTGGCGGTAGAAAAGGCAAAGTCACTCGCAGTATCGATGCCGATCGCTGAGGCGATTTCCAATATTCTCGATGGCGCCTGTTCGCCCAAAGAGGCGGTCTTGGGTCTTATGAGCCGAAAAAAAACACATGAAGTGGAAGAACGGTTTGTCGAGGCAACGATTGGCTGGGCCGCACAATAA
- the plsY gene encoding glycerol-3-phosphate 1-O-acyltransferase PlsY, whose product MFFLILISSIVAYLLGSVSSSYLLGRTLAGVDIRNHGSGNAGATNTLRVLGWRIAVFVLFIDILKGVFAIAFAHLIAGGSEVAMAFAGFFAIVGHNWPVFFGFRGGKGVATTIGVLLTLNALPALYAGLIAIALLLLLRYVSLASLLFVALTPIFQWILHANAAIILISFAIAVMTFIRHRTNIARLRAGQEHRLFSRTS is encoded by the coding sequence TTGTTTTTTCTCATTCTCATTTCAAGCATCGTCGCTTATTTATTGGGTTCTGTCTCTTCAAGCTATCTTTTGGGTCGTACCCTGGCAGGGGTGGATATTCGCAATCACGGGAGCGGCAATGCGGGAGCGACCAATACATTGCGCGTTTTGGGGTGGAGAATTGCCGTTTTTGTCCTGTTCATCGACATCCTAAAAGGGGTATTTGCCATTGCCTTTGCCCATCTGATTGCGGGCGGCAGTGAAGTTGCGATGGCATTCGCGGGGTTTTTTGCGATCGTCGGTCACAATTGGCCTGTCTTTTTTGGATTTCGCGGCGGAAAAGGGGTGGCCACGACAATCGGTGTGCTGCTGACCCTGAACGCTTTACCCGCGCTCTACGCTGGATTGATCGCCATTGCGCTTCTTTTGCTCTTGCGCTATGTATCCCTCGCATCGCTTCTATTTGTCGCGCTTACACCGATCTTTCAATGGATACTGCACGCCAATGCTGCGATCATCCTCATCTCTTTTGCAATTGCGGTCATGACGTTCATCCGTCATCGCACAAACATCGCCAGACTCCGCGCCGGCCAAGAACATCGCTTGTTTTCGAGAACATCGTAG
- the der gene encoding ribosome biogenesis GTPase Der: MATPVMAIVGRPNVGKSTLFNKIVGERIAIVEDRPGITRDRIFAASEWSGNSFRIIDTGGLDFGEDDEIAGRIRAQVELAIDEANVIVFLVDGLTGLTSADEEIADHLRRSHKPVIVAVNKADHPGRLSHAYEFYQLGFGEALSISAEHGLGIGDLLDEIVNHFPRDQEEPTYAEDAIRIAIIGRPNVGKSSMINALLGEDRVLVSNIAGTTRDAIDTELTYAGNPYVLIDTAGVRKRGKVYEKTEKYSVLRALRAIERCDVAVLVIDGEQGIIEQDKHVVGYALEAGKALVIAVNKWDIVEKDHKTAQIFEKNLRSHFPFLSWAPVVFVSAKTGRRVSRVLELSSHVAEQHALRIQTSTVNTIVQEAVSLTPPPTDKGRRLKVLYATQVSVKPPTFAVFVNTPELMHFSYVRYLENQLRQSFGFEGTPIRILVRQRS, encoded by the coding sequence GTGGCTACACCTGTTATGGCGATTGTCGGACGACCAAACGTTGGAAAGTCTACACTGTTTAACAAGATCGTCGGCGAACGCATTGCGATCGTCGAAGATCGACCAGGCATTACACGCGACCGAATTTTTGCCGCATCAGAGTGGTCCGGCAACTCGTTTCGCATCATTGATACGGGAGGTCTTGATTTCGGCGAAGATGACGAAATCGCGGGGAGAATTCGCGCACAAGTCGAACTCGCGATCGATGAGGCAAACGTGATCGTTTTTTTGGTGGACGGATTGACAGGGCTTACAAGCGCCGATGAAGAAATCGCGGATCATTTGCGCAGATCCCACAAACCCGTCATTGTCGCGGTGAACAAAGCGGATCATCCAGGTCGGTTAAGCCACGCCTATGAGTTTTATCAGCTTGGGTTTGGCGAAGCGCTCTCCATCTCAGCTGAGCATGGTCTTGGCATCGGTGATTTGCTTGATGAAATAGTGAATCATTTTCCGCGCGATCAAGAAGAGCCAACCTATGCCGAGGATGCGATACGCATCGCGATCATCGGACGCCCAAACGTCGGCAAATCATCAATGATCAACGCTCTGCTCGGCGAAGATCGCGTTCTCGTCAGCAACATCGCCGGGACGACGCGCGACGCCATTGACACAGAGCTCACATATGCAGGAAACCCCTATGTACTCATCGACACGGCGGGTGTGCGCAAGCGGGGCAAGGTCTATGAGAAGACCGAAAAGTACAGTGTGCTGCGCGCACTGCGCGCGATTGAGCGATGTGACGTCGCCGTGCTCGTCATAGACGGAGAGCAGGGAATTATTGAACAGGATAAACATGTTGTGGGTTATGCCCTTGAAGCGGGTAAAGCGCTCGTAATCGCTGTGAACAAATGGGATATTGTTGAAAAAGATCATAAAACTGCACAGATATTTGAGAAGAATCTGCGCTCCCATTTTCCGTTTCTGAGTTGGGCGCCAGTTGTGTTTGTATCTGCCAAAACAGGTCGCCGGGTCTCGCGCGTTCTTGAGTTGTCATCCCATGTGGCAGAGCAACACGCCCTGCGGATTCAAACGTCAACTGTAAATACGATTGTTCAAGAGGCTGTATCTCTAACACCACCGCCGACGGACAAAGGGCGCCGCCTAAAAGTTCTCTATGCGACACAAGTATCTGTCAAACCGCCAACCTTTGCTGTCTTTGTTAACACACCCGAGTTGATGCATTTTTCTTATGTGCGCTATCTTGAGAATCAGTTGCGGCAATCATTTGGATTTGAAGGCACGCCGATTCGGATTCTTGTGCGTCAACGATCTTAA
- a CDS encoding DUF512 domain-containing protein yields the protein MPRVRTVSAGSLAEELQIEPGDEVISINGQPIRDIVDLQFALAGEYLEIEVKKSNGEEWLIEVDKTYDEMLGVEWEHATVDRVKLCHNKCVFCFVDQIPGNMRKTLNMRDDDYRLSFLHGNFVTLTNLKPGELERMAELKMSPINISVHTTNPELRERMLVNKKSGEILNQIRYLAEHGIEMNTQVVLCPEWNDGAELDRTIEELSHFYPAVRTLSIVPVGLTKHRKGLSELRGCTSIEARRTVRQIEHWQEVLRPKLGVNFVHASDEFYVLANTAIPQAGYYDEFAQVENGVGMLRTFIDEFQALESSFPSELDEPRHVAIVTGTSASKTMKEAVEKLCQITNLAIDVHVIRNVFYGEEVTVTGLITGQDIVRQLEASLTADTILLPDVMLKDEEDVFLDDYTVDQVSEALRCPILIVPPTASGLIHGALGALEALPLRKRYEGTFARAMA from the coding sequence GTGCCTAGAGTGCGCACTGTCAGCGCAGGATCTCTCGCAGAAGAATTGCAGATTGAGCCTGGGGATGAAGTGATCTCGATCAACGGGCAACCGATTCGCGATATCGTGGATCTGCAGTTTGCACTCGCGGGAGAATATTTAGAGATCGAAGTAAAAAAGAGCAATGGCGAAGAGTGGCTTATAGAAGTCGATAAAACGTACGATGAGATGCTTGGTGTGGAGTGGGAACACGCAACCGTTGATCGGGTAAAACTTTGCCACAACAAGTGCGTCTTTTGTTTTGTCGATCAAATTCCCGGAAATATGAGAAAAACACTCAACATGCGCGACGATGACTATCGACTCTCGTTTTTACACGGAAATTTTGTGACATTAACCAACCTAAAACCGGGCGAACTTGAACGGATGGCAGAGCTTAAGATGTCGCCCATTAACATCAGTGTTCACACGACCAATCCTGAGCTTCGCGAGCGCATGCTAGTCAATAAAAAGTCCGGAGAGATTCTCAATCAAATCCGCTATTTGGCAGAACATGGTATTGAGATGAACACACAGGTCGTGCTGTGTCCTGAGTGGAATGACGGTGCAGAACTCGATCGCACAATCGAAGAACTCTCCCATTTTTATCCTGCCGTACGCACGCTCTCCATCGTACCAGTCGGATTGACGAAGCACCGTAAAGGATTGTCTGAACTGCGCGGTTGCACTTCGATCGAGGCGCGGCGCACCGTTCGTCAGATTGAGCATTGGCAAGAGGTTTTACGCCCAAAACTCGGCGTGAATTTCGTTCACGCGTCAGACGAGTTTTACGTTTTGGCTAATACCGCCATTCCACAGGCCGGTTATTATGATGAGTTTGCACAGGTTGAAAACGGAGTGGGCATGCTTAGAACGTTTATTGATGAGTTCCAGGCACTTGAATCGTCGTTTCCGTCTGAACTAGACGAACCGCGTCACGTTGCCATTGTGACTGGTACATCTGCGAGCAAAACGATGAAGGAAGCCGTCGAAAAACTTTGCCAGATTACCAATCTTGCGATTGATGTCCACGTGATCCGAAATGTTTTTTACGGAGAAGAAGTTACGGTGACTGGTTTGATCACTGGCCAAGACATCGTTCGCCAATTGGAAGCCTCCCTCACGGCAGACACGATCTTACTCCCAGATGTAATGTTAAAGGATGAAGAGGATGTCTTTCTTGACGATTACACCGTAGATCAGGTGTCAGAAGCATTGCGCTGTCCAATTCTGATTGTGCCCCCGACTGCGAGTGGCTTGATTCACGGTGCGCTTGGGGCGCTTGAGGCGTTGCCTCTGCGAAAACGGTATGAAGGCACATTTGCGCGAGCGATGGCCTAG
- the rpsA gene encoding 30S ribosomal protein S1, whose translation MSELVNEEQTQEVASEAKTLDAVVTRVESDAVFVEFDGNREGVISRAQFSQATGGDLTVMARVGQSVRVVILREEEDGTVRLSRKNAVDATTWATLRSLAESQEVIEVTIATAVKGGLVADLMGVRAFMPASQSDLRFAADLTPLVGTDVHVIVTEVDEENKRLIISRKRVLEMEEQSARAERIHDFQPGDIVHGRVARMTQFGAFVDLGGIDGLLHVSEMSWSRVAHPEEVVSIGDEIEVRVLRVEPENGKVSLSMKHTQESPWQKASKAFQIGDIVEGEVRRLSSFGAFIEVAPGVEGLVHVSQISRQRVDQPSDVLEPGQRVMVKVLDIRPEEERMSLSIKEAQVREEKRRTPEWTEKTNGEPQQTTLGDLFGDLLRDRFKS comes from the coding sequence ATGTCTGAACTTGTAAATGAAGAACAAACCCAAGAAGTAGCGAGCGAGGCAAAAACGTTAGACGCGGTTGTCACGCGTGTTGAGAGTGACGCAGTCTTTGTAGAGTTTGACGGCAACCGCGAAGGCGTCATCTCCCGCGCTCAATTCTCTCAGGCTACGGGTGGAGATCTAACCGTCATGGCGCGGGTTGGCCAGTCGGTTCGCGTGGTCATTCTTCGGGAAGAAGAAGACGGAACCGTGCGCCTTTCTCGCAAGAATGCGGTGGATGCAACAACCTGGGCGACCTTGCGCTCTCTTGCCGAGTCACAGGAAGTGATCGAAGTGACCATTGCAACGGCAGTAAAAGGCGGGCTTGTCGCTGATCTTATGGGCGTGCGGGCATTCATGCCAGCTTCACAGTCCGATCTTCGCTTTGCAGCTGATCTTACACCGCTTGTAGGCACGGATGTGCATGTGATTGTGACCGAAGTGGACGAAGAGAACAAGCGGTTGATCATCTCCCGCAAGCGTGTACTCGAAATGGAAGAACAATCTGCGCGCGCCGAACGGATCCACGATTTTCAACCGGGAGACATCGTGCACGGACGCGTTGCGCGCATGACGCAGTTTGGTGCATTTGTTGATCTTGGCGGAATTGATGGGTTGCTCCACGTATCGGAAATGTCATGGTCGCGTGTTGCACACCCAGAAGAAGTCGTTTCGATTGGCGATGAGATTGAAGTTCGCGTTCTTCGCGTTGAACCTGAAAACGGCAAGGTCTCCCTCAGCATGAAACACACGCAGGAGAGTCCGTGGCAAAAGGCGAGCAAAGCGTTTCAAATCGGAGATATTGTTGAAGGAGAAGTTCGCCGACTCTCTTCATTTGGTGCATTTATCGAGGTGGCACCTGGGGTGGAAGGTTTGGTGCACGTATCACAAATCTCCCGTCAACGCGTCGATCAGCCTTCAGATGTTCTCGAACCCGGACAGCGCGTCATGGTCAAAGTGTTAGATATTCGCCCAGAGGAGGAGCGGATGTCTCTCTCGATCAAAGAAGCCCAGGTGCGTGAGGAAAAGCGTCGGACTCCTGAATGGACAGAGAAGACAAATGGCGAACCGCAACAAACCACACTCGGAGATCTTTTTGGTGACTTGCTGAGAGACCGATTCAAATCGTAA
- a CDS encoding lysophospholipid acyltransferase family protein, whose product MQHTQIKLGSVLIGCFSIREVAFLAKEELFSLKWLGLLMHKLHAFPIRRGTGDRGALRTSLEILDQGEVLVMFPEGTRKLKGQLTELQPGAAMLALRSNAQIVPVVIRGHYLPFGRLRMQFGAPFQLDEQVKSLKGRDAINRATEIIATKMRELAQEVEQG is encoded by the coding sequence ATGCAGCACACACAAATCAAACTGGGATCCGTTTTAATTGGATGTTTTTCAATACGGGAAGTCGCTTTTCTTGCAAAAGAAGAACTTTTTAGTTTGAAATGGCTGGGTCTTCTTATGCACAAACTTCATGCGTTTCCCATTCGCCGCGGCACAGGGGACCGCGGCGCGTTGCGAACATCTCTAGAAATTCTTGATCAAGGCGAAGTTCTTGTCATGTTTCCTGAAGGAACGCGCAAGCTAAAAGGGCAACTCACGGAACTTCAGCCGGGGGCAGCCATGCTCGCGCTTCGCTCAAACGCGCAGATTGTTCCTGTCGTCATTCGTGGTCACTATCTTCCTTTTGGAAGATTGCGCATGCAGTTTGGCGCTCCATTTCAGCTTGATGAACAGGTGAAATCACTCAAAGGGCGCGATGCGATCAACCGCGCCACAGAAATCATCGCAACAAAGATGCGAGAACTCGCGCAAGAGGTCGAACAGGGATGA
- the cmk gene encoding (d)CMP kinase — MKIALDGPAGAGKSTVAKEVAKKLQMTYVDSGAMYRCVTFLAIKNHVAMQDEPGLFKLAKAMQLMFIPSEHGQGVQLDGVDVTDAIRTPEVGALVPLVANHALVRECLVEKQREIAHTAYHVVMDGRDIGTHVLPDATVKVYLTATLDVRAKRRHEELVRQGFTGTVSDVMKLLHERDEIDGRREIAPMRPASDAVILDTSCLAIHEVTAMVVSLCQARMHNEVSH; from the coding sequence GTGAAAATTGCGCTGGATGGTCCCGCCGGAGCAGGAAAGAGCACGGTCGCAAAGGAAGTCGCAAAAAAACTGCAGATGACCTACGTGGACAGTGGCGCGATGTACCGCTGTGTGACATTTCTGGCGATTAAAAACCACGTGGCGATGCAGGATGAGCCTGGATTGTTTAAGCTTGCAAAAGCGATGCAATTGATGTTCATTCCCTCTGAACATGGCCAAGGGGTACAACTTGACGGTGTCGACGTCACAGACGCGATTCGCACGCCAGAGGTTGGGGCGCTCGTTCCACTTGTCGCAAATCACGCGCTCGTTCGAGAATGTCTAGTCGAGAAACAGCGTGAGATCGCGCATACAGCATACCATGTCGTAATGGACGGCCGCGACATTGGCACGCACGTCCTGCCAGATGCTACAGTAAAGGTTTATTTGACGGCGACACTTGATGTGCGCGCAAAAAGACGCCACGAGGAACTCGTGCGGCAGGGATTTACAGGCACTGTGTCAGATGTGATGAAGCTCTTGCATGAACGCGACGAAATCGACGGAAGACGAGAGATTGCTCCAATGCGTCCTGCCAGCGACGCGGTCATTTTGGATACGTCGTGTCTCGCAATTCACGAAGTGACGGCGATGGTCGTGAGTCTTTGTCAAGCTCGCATGCATAATGAGGTGAGTCATTGA
- a CDS encoding flagellar brake protein, whose protein sequence is MTYPSIGQIVDCEMFGTKDLQATLINESDTQLYLRSRLAMDVLDWEASLGKTMQIQYRSSSGALCIASAHIIALEKDGEDTVIVIERPSEETIQKIQQREYVRVGVSVEIQCTCYMNESEGLRTIKAITHDLSAGGLSFYLEDEPCLTLGKSVSLKLFLRTRDGLQLIDAQGDLVRIEQKRRAVPLYAVRLVNLKDKEQRQILQFVYRKQLEGRGKRS, encoded by the coding sequence ATGACGTACCCGTCTATTGGGCAAATTGTAGATTGTGAAATGTTCGGTACAAAAGACTTGCAGGCAACATTAATCAATGAGAGTGACACTCAGCTCTATTTGCGGTCGCGATTGGCCATGGATGTGTTGGATTGGGAGGCGTCTCTTGGCAAGACGATGCAGATCCAGTATCGATCTTCAAGCGGTGCGCTTTGCATTGCGTCTGCGCACATCATTGCGCTTGAAAAGGATGGGGAGGATACTGTAATTGTCATTGAAAGACCCAGCGAGGAAACCATCCAAAAGATTCAGCAGCGCGAATATGTTCGCGTGGGGGTTTCAGTCGAAATTCAGTGTACCTGTTACATGAATGAGAGTGAGGGGCTGCGCACCATCAAAGCGATCACGCACGATTTGAGTGCGGGCGGCCTCTCCTTTTATCTTGAGGATGAACCGTGCCTCACCCTTGGAAAATCCGTTTCACTCAAGCTTTTCTTGCGTACGCGAGACGGATTGCAGTTGATCGATGCGCAGGGAGATCTGGTTCGCATTGAGCAAAAAAGGCGCGCTGTTCCTCTCTACGCAGTACGCCTCGTCAATTTAAAAGATAAAGAGCAGCGGCAGATACTGCAATTTGTCTATCGAAAGCAATTGGAAGGCCGAGGGAAGAGATCGTGA
- a CDS encoding PepSY1/2 domain-containing protein — protein sequence MEHRGYAWVLIPALAIGMFAVSLYGYNEHAQRSAAVSQVERGFQTTYHNISYDADEMQDALRRAEVTTQARAITRELRGAAQHAALAARASGSLPASVQSHQLTAYFHDVEMRCAQLLDLHASATPLTSSERSDLSVMASDTTHIEQLLRAIQRTGLRGNSPFTNFVKYGASAVNASPIAQSFTKMNQTISTLRASHQAVYHRTFAADRDLVHDEPSLAAQGSNISIKQAILRATSFVGGAVGKNPHAAEYGIGSAHPFYFVTFYPDGPQGTPLYVSVYKHGGNVFEMAREGYHGGGGTSIASGNVVAKQYLARHGFKTVTLIESDAYHGQIFTKYAPLRQGVPMVNQAILATIAQGARRVIHYDASAYFEAEPYHGTFTPKITAKEAEQAFADGVRKSHPQLVVCAPHGDDPLLAYRFLVLRNANTYVVDVDAQNGRVLAITKQTKL from the coding sequence ATGGAACATCGTGGTTATGCGTGGGTACTCATCCCAGCCTTGGCCATCGGCATGTTTGCGGTCTCGCTGTACGGATACAATGAACACGCACAGCGATCAGCGGCTGTATCGCAGGTGGAACGTGGATTTCAAACCACCTATCACAACATATCCTATGACGCTGACGAAATGCAGGATGCGCTAAGACGTGCAGAAGTGACGACGCAGGCCAGAGCGATTACTCGCGAGCTTCGTGGTGCCGCGCAGCATGCCGCGCTTGCTGCGCGGGCAAGTGGAAGTCTGCCGGCCAGTGTCCAATCGCATCAGTTGACGGCTTATTTCCACGATGTTGAGATGCGTTGTGCGCAGTTGTTGGATCTGCATGCATCAGCCACACCGCTCACGTCGTCTGAGCGATCCGATCTATCTGTCATGGCATCCGACACCACACACATCGAACAGCTGCTGCGTGCAATTCAACGCACTGGACTGAGAGGGAACAGCCCATTTACGAATTTCGTAAAATACGGGGCGAGTGCGGTAAACGCTTCACCGATCGCCCAGTCGTTTACGAAGATGAACCAAACCATCTCTACACTGCGCGCGAGTCATCAGGCAGTCTATCATAGAACGTTTGCGGCAGATCGTGATCTAGTTCATGACGAACCTTCTCTCGCGGCGCAAGGTTCGAACATTTCGATCAAGCAGGCGATTCTGCGCGCGACCTCTTTTGTCGGAGGCGCGGTCGGAAAGAATCCACATGCTGCAGAGTATGGAATTGGGAGTGCACATCCATTTTATTTCGTGACGTTTTATCCTGATGGACCGCAAGGCACACCACTCTATGTATCCGTATACAAGCATGGCGGCAACGTTTTTGAGATGGCGCGTGAAGGGTATCATGGAGGCGGCGGAACTTCCATCGCGAGCGGAAATGTTGTTGCAAAACAATATCTCGCGCGACACGGATTCAAAACGGTGACACTTATAGAGAGTGACGCCTACCACGGGCAGATTTTTACCAAGTATGCACCTTTGCGACAAGGTGTGCCGATGGTGAATCAAGCCATTCTCGCCACAATCGCACAGGGGGCGCGCCGAGTGATTCACTACGACGCATCGGCTTACTTTGAGGCTGAACCCTATCACGGTACGTTTACACCCAAAATTACAGCCAAAGAAGCCGAACAGGCCTTTGCTGATGGAGTTAGAAAATCGCATCCACAACTTGTGGTATGTGCGCCACACGGTGATGACCCGCTGTTAGCCTACCGTTTTTTGGTATTGCGTAACGCAAACACATATGTTGTTGATGTGGATGCACAGAATGGGCGTGTGCTTGCAATCACAAAGCAGACAAAATTGTAG